A genomic stretch from Mya arenaria isolate MELC-2E11 chromosome 10, ASM2691426v1 includes:
- the LOC128205335 gene encoding 5-hydroxytryptamine receptor 1F-like codes for MYTTLPKSWRDEFDVNASLTELNDALVTLHLPAIVICATLAVIGIIGNLIVLSVYIPHPSSFSRVFILWLAVVDFIASSVGTPLLVFSMIHPYQFQSENVCKTLRFVHVFLVGTSVFIFVSIAIERHRAICNFEVVEMKTRRMHVMCIVSCIMGVVVAVPAIFIYGIRTVKTGVHNITGTECFVEDHFIQSDSIWPKIYFPFQSIVVSISFAILLVLYIRIGRQLQWHLKFTGRYSTGSILNKSTKSSQSLCTPKAATSTHKNKAGSVLMKTTTSDQTGSTYRLHKPVGKAVSNATSRVNRAAHEMTSMFCWLTAVFVLSFIPHLAIIIYSTFRPDFAQDMTSLQVVTYNIFLRSFVINNMANPLVYFTCVRDFRRDFRNLFCKLFYCYRC; via the coding sequence ATGTACACAACTTTACCAAAATCATGGCGGGACGAATTCGACGTCAACGCCTCGTTGACTGAACTCAACGACGCTTTGGTCACGCTACACCTTCCGGCCATTGTCATCTGCGCTACGCTTGCAGTGATCGGGATCATCGGAAACTTGATCGTGTTAAGCGTCTACATACCCCACCCAAGCTCATTTTCACGTGTGTTTATTCTGTGGCTTGCTGTTGTAGACTTTATAGCGTCCAGCGTTGGAACGCCTCTTCTGGTGTTCAGCATGATCCACCCGTACCAGTTTCAGTCCGAGAACGTATGCAAAACGTTACGTTTTGTACACGTTTTTCTTGTTGGGACGtcagtgtttatatttgttagtaTTGCCATTGAAAGGCACCGAGCTATCTGCAATTTTGAGGTGGTTGAAATGAAAACAAGGCGAATGCATGTCATGTGTATTGTGTCTTGTATAATGGGAGTTGTAGTGGCCGTCCCGGCTATATTTATTTACGGAATAAGGACAGTCAAAACTGGAGTTCACAATATCACAGGGACTGAATGCTTTGTTGAAGACCACTTTATACAATCTGATTCAATATGGCCCAAAATATACTTCCCATTTCAATCCATTGTCGTGAGTATATCATTTGCTATATTGCTTGTGTTGTACATTCGGATTGGACGACAGTTACAGTGGCATCTGAAATTCACGGGACGTTACTCCACAGGCTCGATCTTAAACAAGTCAACCAAATCAAGCCAGTCACTATGTACACCCAAAGCTGCTACAAGCACACATAAAAACAAAGCTGGAAGTGTCTTAATGAAGACCACGACGTCAGATCAAACTGGAAGTACGTACAGACTACACAAGCCTGTTGGGAAGGCAGTGTCCAACGCCACTAGCCGCGTGAACAGAGCCGCCCATGAGATGACCAGCATGTTTTGTTGGTTGACGGCCGTTTTTGTGCTCTCTTTCATTCCTCATCTTGCTATTATCATCTACTCTACCTTTCGACCAGATTTTGCGCAGGATATGACGTCATTACAGGTTGTGACATATAACATTTTTCTGAGATCGTTTGTGATTAATAACATGGCGAATCCTCTGGTATATTTCACATGTGTACGTGACTTCCGAAGAGACTTTAGGAATTTATTCTGCAAACTTTTCTATTGTTACAGGTGTTAA